The DNA window ACTACAGCTAAAACTTTCGTTCTCGACAAGCTGAAAGGCTGGGGTTTGAGCGTAATACTTGGTGGCGGAATGCTTGCACTGATAATTTGGTTTTATGAATATACAGGTGCGATGTTTTGGATTTATACATGGTGGGCTGTTACAGCGGTTATGATTTTTATGGCAATGTTCTATTCTTCGCTAATAGTGCCGCTTTTCAACAAACAAACACCTCTCGAAGAAGGAGAATTACGCGACGAAATTCAGAGTTTTTGTAAGAAAGTCGGTTTTAAATTAGATAATATTTTTGTAATAAATGGCTCGAAACGCTCTACAAAAGCAAATGCTTATTTCAGTGGTCTCGGTGCAAAAAAACGAATTGTGCTTTACGATACATTGATTGAAGATATGAGCAATGAAGAATTGACCGGAGTTTTGGCTCACGAAATTGGCCACTATAAGAAAAAGCATACACAAACAGGGATTGCGATTTCAATTATTCAAACAGGTTTGACATTATTTATTCTTTCAATTTTTATAGCAAATCCTATTCTTTCTGAAGCATTAGGCACCGAAAATCACAGTTTTCATTTGGCAATTATAACTTTCGGAATTTTATATAGCCCAATATCTACAATCACCGGACTGGCAATGAATATTTTATCGAGAAAAAACGAGTATCAGGCAGATAAATATGCTTGCGATAATTACGATTCACAACCTCTTGCTTCGTCATTGAAAAAACTTTCAGTAAAAAACCTTAGTAACTTGACTCCTCATCCATTAGTAGTATTTTTTCATTATTCGCACCCTACTTTGCTTCAGCGACTTAGAGCAATGGCGAAAGTGGAAAGCTAAAAGCTAACAGCAAACAGCAAAAAAACCTCACTTGACAAACTTCTCAAAATACTTCTCATTTAAAATATGCTGTGTTACAAATTTTCCATTATTGAAAACACTATATATTGAATGTGGAACAAAATGGTTTTGAGCTTGTTCTCTTGTTTTAAGTTTTACAATTTTGAGTTTAATACCTCTTTTTTTTGCAATTTCTTTTAATTCAACATTCACATAATATTCAGTGAACGGACAAGCATTTGTATAATAAACACTTAGCCCCTCTTTGATATCGCATTCTGCCTTTTTTGCACAATCTTTGAATTTTGGAACAGTAGCATTTTTTTGGTTTGGCTTATACCAAAGTTCGAAGTAAGGTTCAGCCTTGTCGCAAAGTTCAAATCCTTGTTTTTGAAAGAATTTTTTCTCCGACAAAAAAGGCTGCTTTTTAGTTCCTGCCACAGCAACAATTCCATTCATATTTTTTGAATCCTCAACACATTCCTGAAAAAGTTCTTTTGCGTGTCCTTGCCCTTTATACTTTCCCGAAACCCAAAAACAATTTATGAGCATATAATCTGGAGCAACTATTGGCAACCAGGCTTTTTCTGCCGGCACATATTCTATAAAAACTTTCCCTCTGACATTCAGCTTTTTAAAAACATAGCCATCGTTAAACTGATTTTTCAGCCAAACTTTTTTTGCCTCATAGCCTTCTATACATTTTTTATCGGAAAAAGCACAGCAAATATGCTCATCAGCAATATTCTCGACACTTAGTTTTTTAATTTTTAATTCTTCCATTTTTTAATTATTCAATAACTTGATTATTAAACATCACCATCAGTAATTTGTCATTAGTAATTCGTAATTAATTCTCCA is part of the Bacteroidota bacterium genome and encodes:
- a CDS encoding M48 family metallopeptidase, giving the protein MAQTIFTIIIVIIVFDFVFERFLEYLNSTKRSPKLPKELEGIYDSDAYAKQQNYEKENSRFSMFSSTFSFLLIVAVLAFDGFAIIDNFARQFTENSILIALIFFGILMFASDILSTPFSIYDTFVIEEKYGFNKTTAKTFVLDKLKGWGLSVILGGGMLALIIWFYEYTGAMFWIYTWWAVTAVMIFMAMFYSSLIVPLFNKQTPLEEGELRDEIQSFCKKVGFKLDNIFVINGSKRSTKANAYFSGLGAKKRIVLYDTLIEDMSNEELTGVLAHEIGHYKKKHTQTGIAISIIQTGLTLFILSIFIANPILSEALGTENHSFHLAIITFGILYSPISTITGLAMNILSRKNEYQADKYACDNYDSQPLASSLKKLSVKNLSNLTPHPLVVFFHYSHPTLLQRLRAMAKVES
- a CDS encoding GNAT family N-acetyltransferase produces the protein MEELKIKKLSVENIADEHICCAFSDKKCIEGYEAKKVWLKNQFNDGYVFKKLNVRGKVFIEYVPAEKAWLPIVAPDYMLINCFWVSGKYKGQGHAKELFQECVEDSKNMNGIVAVAGTKKQPFLSEKKFFQKQGFELCDKAEPYFELWYKPNQKNATVPKFKDCAKKAECDIKEGLSVYYTNACPFTEYYVNVELKEIAKKRGIKLKIVKLKTREQAQNHFVPHSIYSVFNNGKFVTQHILNEKYFEKFVK